A genome region from Setaria italica strain Yugu1 chromosome III, Setaria_italica_v2.0, whole genome shotgun sequence includes the following:
- the LOC101772385 gene encoding disease resistance protein RGA2 isoform X2, which produces MQARSLHFPQKQLLKPIVSLSTLQLCFPVSTILRVCSDRAPGVPMAEVLATMVVGPLVSMVKEKASSYLLEQYQVMQGLEKQHKLLKRKLPAILDVITDAEEQAAAKREGAKAWLEEVRQVAYQANDVLDEFKYEALRRKAREEGHYKELGMDVIKLFPSHNRFVFRIKMGNKLRIILQELDVLIAEMNCFGFKFRQGPPVPVNHLRENSSKIIDPVDIAGRSRAGDKEKIIKSLLDKASNVNLTVFPIVGMGGMGKTTLAQLVYNDPEIQKHFQLQLWVCVSDNFDVDTLAKRIVKEAKKKFETKEAKKNGCQANGSSALDKLQNVVSGKRYLLVLDDVWNRDEAHKWEKLKSYLHGGSGSSVLTTTRDQEVAKLMMGTAKGAYELGRLGENFIEEIIKSRAFSSKQEKDWPRELVNMVGDVAKRCAGSPLAATALGSVLSTMTTAREWKDVLRRKKICDDRNGILPVLKLSYNCLPSHMRQCFAFCAMFPKDYEIDVEMLIQLWMANDFIPVLQGEEHPEISDLQLLSKYISPRALKIKINRASFLGPRCLHHLRYLDLSGSYDIKSLPKYISILYHLQTLNLSDCRNLERLPKGMKYMTALRHLYTHGCEKLKTMPADLRHLTSLQTLTCFVAGAGSGCSKVGELGWLDDLGGQLELRQLENVKEADANEAKLGNKKKLARLTLRWSDRDKEAHNIDKEVLEGLEPHDGLKVLRIYCCSIDTCPTWMNKLQGIVELELSDCKRLEKLPAFWQLPALQILCLRGLENIRYLCSSDTAFTFQKLKNLAIFKLPNFEIWWGTGEVRGERPIFPLLEKLLIKECKSLAALPKASVIKETFEGVKTEYRSAFPALKEMELENLEMFQRWEDGEGNPGEELAFHRLEKLIIRSCPELTTLPEAPKLSVLEVEGASQQISSLHAASRYITSLSILELCGDDLETESVAEQNSGELVHGKEKWEHKSPLTDMTLCRYNILFSHSSALPLRTCFAQLVELGIWWCDALVYWPENVFQALVSLRVLYIWGCNKLTGRTPETSEQSAPERSGLLPCLEFLSLKECPSLVEVPKLPASLKVLEIYDCRMLGSIIFSQQEDTSSLIPGSSSEVRASTAVLKLSSSTSHPFLPCLKLLGVEIMCCGGLSDVANLPPSIKFLSIRDCDNLRSLSGQLDALQTLHIVKCSKLKSLESCLGRLPSLEDLGLWNCRSLQSLPNGRQAYSYLRSLLIKSCPSIKLLPPSLHQRLDQLEEKILDARYEGWEYSIRRRLACLK; this is translated from the exons ATGCAAGCTCGCAGTCTCCATTTTCCCCAAAAGCAGCTTCTCAAACCCATCGtctccctctccaccttgcaACTGTGTTTCCCTGTGTCCACTATCCTGCGCGTGTGTTCTGATCGAGCTCCAGGCGTTCCGATGGCTGAGGTGCTGGCCACCATGGTGGTCGGGCCACTGGTGTCCATGGTGAAGGAGAAGGCCTCCAGCTACCTCCTGGAGCAGTACCAGGTGATGCAGGGCTTGGAGAAGCAGCACAAGCTCCTCAAGCGCAAGCTGCCGGCCATCCTGGACGTCATCACCGACGCCGAGGAGCAGGCAGCAGCCAAGCGAGAAGGGGCGAAAGCTTGGCTGGAGGAGGTCCGGCAAGTGGCCTACCAGGCGAATGACGTCTTGGACGAATTCAAGTACGAGGCGCTCCGCCGCAAAGCCAGGGAGGAGGGGCACTACAAGGAGCTCGGCATGGATGTAATAAAGCTCTTCCCTTCTCACAACCGTTTTGTGTTCCGTATCAAGATGGGCAACAAGCTCCGCATAATTTTGCAAGAACTTGATGTCCTTATCGCAGAGATGAATTGTTTCGGGTTCAAGTTCCGGCAAGGGCCACCAGTGCCCGTAAATCACTTGAGGGAGAATAGTTCTAAAATCATCGACCCTGTGGACATTGCCGGCAGATCCAGAGCTGGAGACAAGGAGAAGATTATTAAGTCGTTGCTTGATAAAGCTAGCAATGTGAATCTCACGGTCTTTCCTATTGTCGGGATGGGAGGGATGGGGAAGACCACCTTAGCACAGCTTGTTTACAATGACCCTGAGATTCAGAAGCATTTCCAGCTGCAACTCTGGGTGTGCGTCTCTGACAACTTTGATGTGGATACCCTGGCTAAAAGAATTGTGAAAGAAGCTAAGAAGAAGTTTGAAACGAAAGAAGCTAAGAAGAATGGTTGTCAAGCAAATGGAAGTTCAGCATTGGACAAGCTTCAAAATGTAGTGAGTGGGAAGAGGTACCTCCTCGTATTGGATGATGTCTGGAACCGTGATGAGGCACACAAGTGGGAAAAACTGAAGTCCTACCTTCATGGTGGCAGCGGCAGTTCAGTGTTGACAACAACTCGTGATCAAGAAGTCGCAAAACTAATGATGGGTACAGCTAAAGGAGCCTATGAACTTGGACGCTTGGGTGAAAATTTCATAGAGGAAATTATCAAGTCAAGAGCATTCAGCTCAAAACAAGAAAAGGATTGGCCCCGTGAACTAGTTAACATGGTTGGTGATGTTGCAAAGAGATGTGCTGGTTCTCCTTTAGCTGCTACAGCATTGGGCTCTGTGTTAAGTACCATGACCACCGCGCGGGAATGGAAGGATGTGCTAAGGAGAAAAAAGATTTGTGATGATAGAAACGGAATCTTACCAGTACTCAAGCTTAGTTACAATTGCTTGCCATCACATATGCGGCAATGCTTTGCTTTCTGTGCTATGTTTCCCAAGGATTATGAGATTGACGTGGAAATGTTGATCCAGTTATGGATGGCCAATGATTTTATCCCGGTGCTACAAGGAGAAGAACATCCTGAAATTTCag ACTTGCAGCTTTTGTCGAAGTACATATCTCCGCGAGCACTAAAGATAAAGATCAACCGAGCTTCATTCCTCGGACCCAGATGTCTTCATCACCTGAGGTATCTTGATCTCTCAGGAAGCTATGATATTAAATCACTTCCTAAATATATAAGCATCCTATATCATCTGCAAACATTGAACCTTTCTGACTGTCGCAATCTTGAACGACTTCCAAAGGGAATGAAGTACATGACTGCCCTCCGTCACCTCTACACTCACGGATGTGAAAAGTTAAAGACCATGCCTGCTGACCTTAGACACCTCACTTCCCTACAGACCCTTACATGCTTTGTAGCAGGTGCTGGATCCGGTTGCAGTAAGGTGGGAGAACTTGGGTGGTTAGACGACCTTGGTGGTCAGCTGGAGCTAAGACAGCTAGAAAATGTGAAAGAAGCAGATGCAAATGAGGCAAAACTCGGAAATAAGAAAAAACTGGCCAGATTGACATTGAGATGGAGTGATCGTGACAAGGAGGCACATAATATTGATAAGGAGGTACTGGAAGGTCTGGAGCCTCATGATGGGCTGAAGGTTCTAAGGATATATTGTTGCAGTATCGACACTTGTCCAACATGGATGAATAAGTTGCAAGGTATAGTGGAGCTTGAGTTATCTGATTGCAAAAGGCTCGAGAAGCTTCCTGCATTCTGGCAGTTACCAGCTCTGCAAATTCTTTGCTTGCGCGGATTGGAAAACATACGTTACTTGTGCAGCAGTGATACAGCCTTCACATTTCAGAAACTGAAGAACCTTGCAATTTTTAAGTTGCCAAACTTTGAGATATGGTGGGGCACAGGTGAGGTGCGAGGAGAAAGGCCAATATTTCCTCTGCTTGAGAAGCTGTTGATCAAAGAGTGTAAAAGTCTGGCTGCATTGCCGAAAGCATCAGTTATTAAAGAAACATTTGAAGGGGTCAAGACTGAGTACAGGTCTGCATTTCCAGCATTGAAGGAAATGGAATTAGAAAATCTTGAGATGTTTCAACGATGGGAGGATGGCGAAGGAAATCCAGGAGAAGAGCTAGCGTTTCATCGGCTTGAGAAACTAATAATTCGGAGTTGCCCAGAGTTGACTACTCTACCCGAAGCACCGAAGCTAAGTGTATTAGAAGTAGAAGGAGCCAGCCAACAAATATCGTCCCTGCACGCAGCTAGCAGATATATCACTTCATTGTCCATCCTGGAGTTGTGTGGCGATGACCTAGAAACAGAATCGGTGGCTGAACAAAATTCGGGTGAGTTGGTGCATGGCAAGGAGAAATGGGAGCATAAATCCCCTTTGACAGATATGACGTTATGTAGATACAACATTTTGTTCTCCCACTCAAGTGCACTGCCACTACGGACATGTTTTGCACAGCTCGTAGAATTAGGAATTTGGTGGTGCGATGCTCTTGTCTATTGGCCAGAAAACGTGTTCCAGGCCCTGGTATCCTTAAGGGTGTTATATATTTGGGGATGCAACAAACTGACTGGACGCACACCAGAAACTTCTGAGCAATCTGCTCCAGAACGGAGTGGACTCCTGCCATGTCTAGAGTTTCTATCCTTAAAAGAGTGTCCATCTTTGGTAGAGGTTCCCAAGCTACCGGCATCTCTCAAGGTATTAGAAATTTACGATTGCCGTATGCTTGGGTCCATCATATTCAGTCAGCAGGAGGATACGTCATCACTAATTCCAGGGTCCAGCAGTGAGGTCAGGGCATCTACAGCTGTACTGAAGCTGTCATCATCGACCAGCCATCCCTTCCTTCCATGCCTAAAATTGCTAGGAGTAGAAATAATGTGTTGCGGTGGCTTGTCAGATGTTGCCAATCTTCCTCCGTCCATCAAGTTCTTGTCGATTCGTGACTGCGACAATCTTCGATCCCTATCAGGACAGCTGGATGCCCTCCAAACATTACATATTGTGAAGTGCAGTAAACTGAAATCACTGGAATCTTGCTTAGGAAGGCTCCCATCGCTGGAAGACCTCGGCCTTTGGAATTGCAGAAGCCTGCAATCCTTACCGAATGGGCGTCAAGCCTACTCATATCTTAGATCTCTTTTGATTAAATCTTGTCCTAGTATAAAGTTGCTTCCCCCGAGCCTACACCAACGTCTGGATCAACTCGAGGAGAAAATACTAGATGCCCGTTACGAAG GATGGGAATATTCAATTAGGAGGCGGCTGGCATGCTTGAAATAG
- the LOC101772385 gene encoding putative disease resistance protein RGA3 isoform X6: MQARSLHFPQKQLLKPIVSLSTLQLCFPVSTILRVCSDRAPGVPMAEVLATMVVGPLVSMVKEKASSYLLEQYQVMQGLEKQHKLLKRKLPAILDVITDAEEQAAAKREGAKAWLEEVRQVAYQANDVLDEFKYEALRRKAREEGHYKELGMDVIKLFPSHNRFVFRIKMGNKLRIILQELDVLIAEMNCFGFKFRQGPPVPVNHLRENSSKIIDPVDIAGRSRAGDKEKIIKSLLDKASNVNLTVFPIVGMGGMGKTTLAQLVYNDPEIQKHFQLQLWVCVSDNFDVDTLAKRIVKEAKKKFETKEAKKNGCQANGSSALDKLQNVVSGKRYLLVLDDVWNRDEAHKWEKLKSYLHGGSGSSVLTTTRDQEVAKLMMGTAKGAYELGRLGENFIEEIIKSRAFSSKQEKDWPRELVNMVGDVAKRCAGSPLAATALGSVLSTMTTAREWKDVLRRKKICDDRNGILPVLKLSYNCLPSHMRQCFAFCAMFPKDYEIDVEMLIQLWMANDFIPVLQGEEHPEISGWEYSIRRRLACLK, translated from the exons ATGCAAGCTCGCAGTCTCCATTTTCCCCAAAAGCAGCTTCTCAAACCCATCGtctccctctccaccttgcaACTGTGTTTCCCTGTGTCCACTATCCTGCGCGTGTGTTCTGATCGAGCTCCAGGCGTTCCGATGGCTGAGGTGCTGGCCACCATGGTGGTCGGGCCACTGGTGTCCATGGTGAAGGAGAAGGCCTCCAGCTACCTCCTGGAGCAGTACCAGGTGATGCAGGGCTTGGAGAAGCAGCACAAGCTCCTCAAGCGCAAGCTGCCGGCCATCCTGGACGTCATCACCGACGCCGAGGAGCAGGCAGCAGCCAAGCGAGAAGGGGCGAAAGCTTGGCTGGAGGAGGTCCGGCAAGTGGCCTACCAGGCGAATGACGTCTTGGACGAATTCAAGTACGAGGCGCTCCGCCGCAAAGCCAGGGAGGAGGGGCACTACAAGGAGCTCGGCATGGATGTAATAAAGCTCTTCCCTTCTCACAACCGTTTTGTGTTCCGTATCAAGATGGGCAACAAGCTCCGCATAATTTTGCAAGAACTTGATGTCCTTATCGCAGAGATGAATTGTTTCGGGTTCAAGTTCCGGCAAGGGCCACCAGTGCCCGTAAATCACTTGAGGGAGAATAGTTCTAAAATCATCGACCCTGTGGACATTGCCGGCAGATCCAGAGCTGGAGACAAGGAGAAGATTATTAAGTCGTTGCTTGATAAAGCTAGCAATGTGAATCTCACGGTCTTTCCTATTGTCGGGATGGGAGGGATGGGGAAGACCACCTTAGCACAGCTTGTTTACAATGACCCTGAGATTCAGAAGCATTTCCAGCTGCAACTCTGGGTGTGCGTCTCTGACAACTTTGATGTGGATACCCTGGCTAAAAGAATTGTGAAAGAAGCTAAGAAGAAGTTTGAAACGAAAGAAGCTAAGAAGAATGGTTGTCAAGCAAATGGAAGTTCAGCATTGGACAAGCTTCAAAATGTAGTGAGTGGGAAGAGGTACCTCCTCGTATTGGATGATGTCTGGAACCGTGATGAGGCACACAAGTGGGAAAAACTGAAGTCCTACCTTCATGGTGGCAGCGGCAGTTCAGTGTTGACAACAACTCGTGATCAAGAAGTCGCAAAACTAATGATGGGTACAGCTAAAGGAGCCTATGAACTTGGACGCTTGGGTGAAAATTTCATAGAGGAAATTATCAAGTCAAGAGCATTCAGCTCAAAACAAGAAAAGGATTGGCCCCGTGAACTAGTTAACATGGTTGGTGATGTTGCAAAGAGATGTGCTGGTTCTCCTTTAGCTGCTACAGCATTGGGCTCTGTGTTAAGTACCATGACCACCGCGCGGGAATGGAAGGATGTGCTAAGGAGAAAAAAGATTTGTGATGATAGAAACGGAATCTTACCAGTACTCAAGCTTAGTTACAATTGCTTGCCATCACATATGCGGCAATGCTTTGCTTTCTGTGCTATGTTTCCCAAGGATTATGAGATTGACGTGGAAATGTTGATCCAGTTATGGATGGCCAATGATTTTATCCCGGTGCTACAAGGAGAAGAACATCCTGAAATTTCag GATGGGAATATTCAATTAGGAGGCGGCTGGCATGCTTGAAATAG
- the LOC101772385 gene encoding putative disease resistance protein RGA3 isoform X5, translated as MQARSLHFPQKQLLKPIVSLSTLQLCFPVSTILRVCSDRAPGVPMAEVLATMVVGPLVSMVKEKASSYLLEQYQVMQGLEKQHKLLKRKLPAILDVITDAEEQAAAKREGAKAWLEEVRQVAYQANDVLDEFKYEALRRKAREEGHYKELGMDVIKLFPSHNRFVFRIKMGNKLRIILQELDVLIAEMNCFGFKFRQGPPVPVNHLRENSSKIIDPVDIAGRSRAGDKEKIIKSLLDKASNVNLTVFPIVGMGGMGKTTLAQLVYNDPEIQKHFQLQLWVCVSDNFDVDTLAKRIVKEAKKKFETKEAKKNGCQANGSSALDKLQNVVSGKRYLLVLDDVWNRDEAHKWEKLKSYLHGGSGSSVLTTTRDQEVAKLMMGTAKGAYELGRLGENFIEEIIKSRAFSSKQEKDWPRELVNMVGDVAKRCAGSPLAATALGSVLSTMTTAREWKDVLRRKKICDDRNGILPVLKLSYNCLPSHMRQCFAFCAMFPKDYEIDVEMLIQLWMANDFIPVLQGEEHPEISDLQLLSKYISPRALKIKINRASFLGPRCLHHLRE; from the exons ATGCAAGCTCGCAGTCTCCATTTTCCCCAAAAGCAGCTTCTCAAACCCATCGtctccctctccaccttgcaACTGTGTTTCCCTGTGTCCACTATCCTGCGCGTGTGTTCTGATCGAGCTCCAGGCGTTCCGATGGCTGAGGTGCTGGCCACCATGGTGGTCGGGCCACTGGTGTCCATGGTGAAGGAGAAGGCCTCCAGCTACCTCCTGGAGCAGTACCAGGTGATGCAGGGCTTGGAGAAGCAGCACAAGCTCCTCAAGCGCAAGCTGCCGGCCATCCTGGACGTCATCACCGACGCCGAGGAGCAGGCAGCAGCCAAGCGAGAAGGGGCGAAAGCTTGGCTGGAGGAGGTCCGGCAAGTGGCCTACCAGGCGAATGACGTCTTGGACGAATTCAAGTACGAGGCGCTCCGCCGCAAAGCCAGGGAGGAGGGGCACTACAAGGAGCTCGGCATGGATGTAATAAAGCTCTTCCCTTCTCACAACCGTTTTGTGTTCCGTATCAAGATGGGCAACAAGCTCCGCATAATTTTGCAAGAACTTGATGTCCTTATCGCAGAGATGAATTGTTTCGGGTTCAAGTTCCGGCAAGGGCCACCAGTGCCCGTAAATCACTTGAGGGAGAATAGTTCTAAAATCATCGACCCTGTGGACATTGCCGGCAGATCCAGAGCTGGAGACAAGGAGAAGATTATTAAGTCGTTGCTTGATAAAGCTAGCAATGTGAATCTCACGGTCTTTCCTATTGTCGGGATGGGAGGGATGGGGAAGACCACCTTAGCACAGCTTGTTTACAATGACCCTGAGATTCAGAAGCATTTCCAGCTGCAACTCTGGGTGTGCGTCTCTGACAACTTTGATGTGGATACCCTGGCTAAAAGAATTGTGAAAGAAGCTAAGAAGAAGTTTGAAACGAAAGAAGCTAAGAAGAATGGTTGTCAAGCAAATGGAAGTTCAGCATTGGACAAGCTTCAAAATGTAGTGAGTGGGAAGAGGTACCTCCTCGTATTGGATGATGTCTGGAACCGTGATGAGGCACACAAGTGGGAAAAACTGAAGTCCTACCTTCATGGTGGCAGCGGCAGTTCAGTGTTGACAACAACTCGTGATCAAGAAGTCGCAAAACTAATGATGGGTACAGCTAAAGGAGCCTATGAACTTGGACGCTTGGGTGAAAATTTCATAGAGGAAATTATCAAGTCAAGAGCATTCAGCTCAAAACAAGAAAAGGATTGGCCCCGTGAACTAGTTAACATGGTTGGTGATGTTGCAAAGAGATGTGCTGGTTCTCCTTTAGCTGCTACAGCATTGGGCTCTGTGTTAAGTACCATGACCACCGCGCGGGAATGGAAGGATGTGCTAAGGAGAAAAAAGATTTGTGATGATAGAAACGGAATCTTACCAGTACTCAAGCTTAGTTACAATTGCTTGCCATCACATATGCGGCAATGCTTTGCTTTCTGTGCTATGTTTCCCAAGGATTATGAGATTGACGTGGAAATGTTGATCCAGTTATGGATGGCCAATGATTTTATCCCGGTGCTACAAGGAGAAGAACATCCTGAAATTTCag ACTTGCAGCTTTTGTCGAAGTACATATCTCCGCGAGCACTAAAGATAAAGATCAACCGAGCTTCATTCCTCGGACCCAGATGTCTTCATCACCTGAG GGAATGA